The sequence TTCGTGGTGTAATACCGAATTCTTCCACGAGCTCTTGCGTTGTCACTGTTCCTCTTTCGCTAATGAACATGTAGACGGACTTAATACGGGTTAGCATGCGATCGGTAGATGGTTTCAAATGATCACTCCCTATCGTTACATCATTCGCATGGTACAACAAAGATGAAAAACTAGATGTCTTACCATCTATTTTACACGAAAACATAAGAAAAATGCTATAACTTTGCTGAATTTTACACAATATTAATACAATTAATACCATATTTTTCTTAAGGAAAGGTGAAAGCGACGATGAATATGAACTGGATGGAAGAAGTAAAAAAGCGAGAGTCAGCGCTTTTGAAAGATTTGCAAACATTTTTGCGCATTCCAAGCGTACGAAATGAACAAACAGCAACAGAAGAAGCCCCGCTAGGAAAAGAGGTGTATGAAGCGCTTTGTTACATGCTAAAGCGTGGTGAAGAAGAAGGGTTTGTCACAAAAAACGTTGACGGACTAGCTGGTCATTTGGAAATGGGCAATGGTGAAGAGATTGTAGGCATATTATGTCATGTAGATGTTGTTCCCGCTGGAGATGGTTGGACGTTTGATCCGTTTGGGGCAACGATTGTAGATGGGAAAATTTACGCACGTGGTGCATTAGATGATAAAGGGCCGACGATTGCTGCATTTTATGCGATGAAAATTGTAAAAGAGCTAGGATTACCGCTATCTAAGCGCGTACGCATGATTATTGGGACAGATGAAGAAAGCGATTGGCAATGCGTCGAACGATATTTTCAAACTGAGCCAATGCCGACGCTCGGATTTGCGCCAGATGCCGATTTCCCGATTATTTACGCTGAAAAAGGGATTGCCGATTTTGATCTCATTCAACAGCCAATAAATAAGCAAACGGCTGATTGTGTTCTTCTGTCGTTTCAAGCTGGTCGTCGATACAATATGGTTCCAGATTTTGCAGAGGCTGTTTTGCAGTTAACGAACGGAAACGATATGAAAGATCGTTTTACTGAATTTTTACAAGTACACACACTTGAAGGTGAGGCGTATATAGATGGCGAAACGATGAAGTTATGTGTTCGCGGTGTTTCTGTGCATGGGATGGAACCAGACGACGGAGTGAATGCGGGGCTATGGCTTGCAAAATTTTTAGCAGATGAAACACTCGATCCACAAGCAAACGAATTTGTTCGTTTCGTTTCTCAATACTTTTATGGCGATACGCGCGGAAAGCAATTAGGGGTTGCGCATACAAATGAGGAATTAGGAGATTTAACGATCAATGTCGGTATTCTTTCATATACGCGTGAGCATGGTGGGAAAATAGGTATCAATTTACGTTACCCTGTGACGAGCGACATTGCCCATACGAAAGAAGTGATCGAGCGAGTCGCAAACGGTCATCACTTTATGTTAACAAACTTTTCTAACTCTTCGCCCCATTATGTAGCAAAAGATCATCCGCTCGTTCAAACGTTGCAACGCGTCTATGAAGAGCAGATGGGTGAACGATCGTCACTACTTGCCATCGGCGGTGGGACATATGCGCGTTCTTTACAAGCAGGGGTAGCGTTTGGTCCGTTATTCCCAAATCGCCCAGATGTTGCGCACCAAAAAGACGAGTATATGTTTATCGATGATTTACTTAAAGCAACAGCCATTTACGCCCAAGCGATTTATGAATTAGCAAAATGACAATTTCCAAAAATATGTTATAATGAAAAGTGCCGTCGATCGTGACGGTACTTTTCGTTATTTTATTCGATATGGGGGATTTTTTGTGTATACACGTATTTTTCGAGCATTTTATTTTTTACAGTTTTTTAGTTTTGGTTCGCTCTTTCCGTTGTTATCTGTATATTTAAAAGATGAAGTCGGTTTGTCTGGGACAGAAATTGGGATGATTATGTCCATTAGCCCGATCGTCATGATTTTTACTCAGCCTATTTGGGGGATGCTGAGTGATTATACGCGTAAGCCGGTTCAAGTATTAATGATATCTTTATTAGGAACCGCTTTATTCGGACTGATGTATTCACTCGCCCACTCTTACGTATCGTTGCTTGTTATTGCTGCTCTGCTTGCAGTTATGCAAAGTGGTATCGTGCCTCTGTCTGATAGTATTACTCTTCATTATGTACAAAAGGCAAATGAGCGATATGGATCGATTCGGCTTTGGGGGGCGCTTGGGTTTGCGTCGGCTGTTCCTGTCGCTGGACAAGTGGCTGAGTGGTTCCATCTTCGTTTTATCTTTTACATTTTCGTTGCTTTGCTCATTATTTCGAGCATGCTCGCATGGAAGTTGCCACGAGAACAGTCAAGTGCTAAGGTGAACATTCGGGAAGGAATGAAAGAGTTAGTTCGCATTCCACCGTTTCTTTTATTTTTGCTAACGACGTTTCTCGTTTTTGGTCCAATTTATGCTAACAATTTTTATTTTGGCATTTTGATTACCGATTTAGGAGGAACGCTTGCAGGCGTAGGCCTTGCATTTTTGTTAGCGGCAGGTAGTGAGGCGCCGTTTATGAAATTTGCTGACGGTGTCGTTCGGAAATTCGGGATGATGAACGTGCTATTAGTTGCAACAGCTTTATCTTGTGCTCGTTGGTTGTTTTATTTTTTTGAACCACCTTTAATAATCGTGTATGCCACGACAATTGTACAAGGGGCGTCTGTCGGTTTGTTTATCCCAGCTGCCCTTCAATATGTGCGTGACATTACCCCTGCACACGTGCGTACGACGGCTGTATCGCTTTATGCTACAGTTGGAAATGGACTTGGAAGCTGGTTTTGTACATTTGTAGGAGGGTATATTTTAGAACGTTGGACGATTGAACATGTGTATTTATTTTTTGGATTGTTGACGCTTGGAGGAATGGTTATTTTCGCCTGGCAGTCAAAAAAGGCGTTGCATAAAACATCGGAAATTTGATAAAATTTAGAAAATTAAAAGGTGGGACAATAAATGCATTACTTTTTGGCAATTCCTTTGCCGAATGAAGTAAAACAGCAGCTTCATGCCTTTATTTCCGAATGGAAAGCGCCATTTCGTTTGTTCGTTCATGAAGCAGATTATCATATTACACTTGCTTTTTTAGGGCGGGCAACGGAAACAGAACGAAAACAAATCGCAGCGCTTATGCCAGATGTGATCCAAAGACATCGAGTATTTTCATTACAATTGAGCGAAGTTTATTCGTTTGGTTCTCGTATTTTATGGTATGGCGTAAAAGAAGAGCCTTGTTTGTTTTCCCTTCGCCAAGATGTGTATGACGTTTGCCGGCAGATAGGTTTTTCTCTTGATGCTCGACCGTTCACGCCACATATTACGTTGGCGAAAAAATGGAACGGATCGTTTCCGTTCTCACTTGAAACATATCCGAGAAAGATTGAAGGAGAGGACATTCGCTTTTTCGTACACGACGTTGTGCTATACGAAACACATATGGATCAAACGCCGAAATATAAGCCGTTGATGCGTTTTCCTCTTTCATAATTCAATAACAGGGGGAGAAAAAATGGGGATTACGGTCATTCAAATCGGGGTATTGTATATGCTGTATATTTTTGGTTCGATTATTCAGCAACTGCTACACATCCCTATTCCAGGTAGTATGATAGGGATGTTGTTGCTATTTTTATTGTTAATGACCGGAATGGTGAAGGAAGAGTGGATTTCCCGTGGTGCTAACATGCTTTTGTCTCATTTAACACTTTTGTTTATTCCGGCAACTGTTGGCATCATTGATTATGTTGAACTTTTTTTAGGGAAAGGGATATGGTCTATTTTCGTTGTCATCGTGAGTACAATGATCGTCATGTTGTTTGCTGGTTTCATCGGTCAATGGGCACAAACACGTGAACAAAAGCGAATGCATGAGGTGAAAGGAGCATGATCGGCGCGATTATGCTTTTGTGGACGATTGTCGTGTATATGGCGATGCGCAAATTGTATGCTCGCTTTTATTTTCCTTTGCTTGTGCCAATCGCTACGAGCACAGTAGTCATCATCATCACGTTATCGCTCTTTCATTTGTCGTATGAACAATATATGAGCGGAGGAAAATGGCTCGTTCATTTGCTCGGTCCTGCAGTCGTCGCTTTAGCTTTGCCGCTCTACCAACATCGCCGTACGTTAAAACAGTTTTTATGGCCGTTGTTATGCAGTACATTTTTTGGCACAATGATCGGGATGGGAAGCGGCCTATTACTGGCTCGCCTTTTTCATTTACCGAAACAGGTCGTTCGTTCGATCATTCCGAAATCAGTTACATCGCCTGTAGCAATGGATATTGCGAAGTTGATTGATGGCATACCGACGCTTGCGGCAGTATATGTAATGATTGCTGGAATTTTTGGCGCGATGTTTGGTCCTAGCCTTTTTCGTATGTTTCGCATAACAACAGCATTAGGTATAGGGAGCGGGCTTGGTGCGGCTTCGCACGGGATTGGTACGGCAAAAGCGCTTGAAATCGGAAAAAAAGAGGCTGCCATTAGTTCTGTTGCGATGACGCTAAGTGCAATTTTCGCTTCTCTTCTTTGCCCGTTGTTGCTTTTGTTGTAGAATGAAAGTAACAATTGATTGCTGGAGGTTAAGGCGTGGGACAGCTCATTAAGCTTCAAGACTATATTTCGCGCTACGAGCTAGATATGTATCATTATCCGAGCGAGTTTATTCGTTTAAAAAGGAAGCAATGGGAACGAATGAAGCATGTATGGGAGACGGGTCAATTGGCGCCACAAATGGAGTCGCGTGTACATGAGTCATGGAAATGGCTTGAGGAGGGACCGTCATTTTTTGATAAGATTAAACGAATATGGAAACGGGAAAAAGTAAAAGATGTGACGGACGAAAATGAACAGTCGCAAGAAGAGGAAGACTTTATGTTTTCTATTCCGTCCGAACCAAGAACGATTGAAGAATTGAAAATATTATTTTTAGAAAAGCTGTTTCAACTGCAAATTCGTTGGGCGAGCTCGACGTTAACGGAAGAATCCGTTATTGATCCGAAATATTATTATGACGCATATTTAAAATATTTTTTGCAACGTTTTCCAGATACATACTTATGTATGTACAAGCCTGTATTTTTATTGAAAAAAGCTCCTGTCGAGCTTAATACGATTTTGATTAGTCCAACAACGACGTGGTGCGTTGCGTTTACGCAAGAACGGAAAAATAACATTATTGTTGGCTCAGCTGAACGTTTTTGGACGGAGATTGTCGATAATGTGGAGAGAAAAATCGTCAATCCGATGATTTCGCTTCATCGAACGGAAAAAGTTGTTCAAACGATTTATAAGCAATTTTCCGTCGATATGCCGATCAAAAAAGTGTTGATTAATCGAGAAGGGTATATTGATTATCGCTATGCACCGAGCGATCTTGATATCGTCGATCGCCGTCATTATGAGATATGGTTTATGTCACTCAGACAGTTGACGATGCCATTGAAACATACGCAACTGAAGGCGGCGCAATCATTGTTGACATATTGTGATACGCGCTATTACGATCCGCTCGTTATTGAAGAAATAGAAGAGGCTGACGAATGAAGCGTAGCCTCTTTTTCGATTTTTTATAATTATGGTAAGGATAAATACTTTTTTTGTTCTTCTTGCATAATAAGTAAGTAACCAGATGGTAAAAGCGGAAATGGAACGCTACATGAGACAAATGAATTCCTTTTTTTATCTTAGTCCATTTTATAACAAAAATAATTGACTTCAAAACTGGAAGTTGGTGACCGATAATGATGACAAAACAACACTCGTTTGAAGCCTATTTAGATGAGTTGACGTTAATTACTATTTTGGTACCGAACGATGTTGTTCACGAACGTGCACCAATATTTTTTTTATGCGATGAAGAACAAACAGCATACCGTTTAACAGTTCGTTCAAGTGAGAAACAGCACTCAT comes from Anoxybacillus flavithermus and encodes:
- a CDS encoding DeoR family transcriptional regulator, translating into MKPSTDRMLTRIKSVYMFISERGTVTTQELVEEFGITPRTIQRDLNVLAYNDLIHSPSKGKWTTTKKRVKMSS
- the pepV gene encoding dipeptidase PepV, coding for MNMNWMEEVKKRESALLKDLQTFLRIPSVRNEQTATEEAPLGKEVYEALCYMLKRGEEEGFVTKNVDGLAGHLEMGNGEEIVGILCHVDVVPAGDGWTFDPFGATIVDGKIYARGALDDKGPTIAAFYAMKIVKELGLPLSKRVRMIIGTDEESDWQCVERYFQTEPMPTLGFAPDADFPIIYAEKGIADFDLIQQPINKQTADCVLLSFQAGRRYNMVPDFAEAVLQLTNGNDMKDRFTEFLQVHTLEGEAYIDGETMKLCVRGVSVHGMEPDDGVNAGLWLAKFLADETLDPQANEFVRFVSQYFYGDTRGKQLGVAHTNEELGDLTINVGILSYTREHGGKIGINLRYPVTSDIAHTKEVIERVANGHHFMLTNFSNSSPHYVAKDHPLVQTLQRVYEEQMGERSSLLAIGGGTYARSLQAGVAFGPLFPNRPDVAHQKDEYMFIDDLLKATAIYAQAIYELAK
- a CDS encoding MFS transporter, giving the protein MYTRIFRAFYFLQFFSFGSLFPLLSVYLKDEVGLSGTEIGMIMSISPIVMIFTQPIWGMLSDYTRKPVQVLMISLLGTALFGLMYSLAHSYVSLLVIAALLAVMQSGIVPLSDSITLHYVQKANERYGSIRLWGALGFASAVPVAGQVAEWFHLRFIFYIFVALLIISSMLAWKLPREQSSAKVNIREGMKELVRIPPFLLFLLTTFLVFGPIYANNFYFGILITDLGGTLAGVGLAFLLAAGSEAPFMKFADGVVRKFGMMNVLLVATALSCARWLFYFFEPPLIIVYATTIVQGASVGLFIPAALQYVRDITPAHVRTTAVSLYATVGNGLGSWFCTFVGGYILERWTIEHVYLFFGLLTLGGMVIFAWQSKKALHKTSEI
- the thpR gene encoding RNA 2',3'-cyclic phosphodiesterase, yielding MHYFLAIPLPNEVKQQLHAFISEWKAPFRLFVHEADYHITLAFLGRATETERKQIAALMPDVIQRHRVFSLQLSEVYSFGSRILWYGVKEEPCLFSLRQDVYDVCRQIGFSLDARPFTPHITLAKKWNGSFPFSLETYPRKIEGEDIRFFVHDVVLYETHMDQTPKYKPLMRFPLS
- a CDS encoding CidA/LrgA family protein; its protein translation is MGITVIQIGVLYMLYIFGSIIQQLLHIPIPGSMIGMLLLFLLLMTGMVKEEWISRGANMLLSHLTLLFIPATVGIIDYVELFLGKGIWSIFVVIVSTMIVMLFAGFIGQWAQTREQKRMHEVKGA
- a CDS encoding LrgB family protein — its product is MIGAIMLLWTIVVYMAMRKLYARFYFPLLVPIATSTVVIIITLSLFHLSYEQYMSGGKWLVHLLGPAVVALALPLYQHRRTLKQFLWPLLCSTFFGTMIGMGSGLLLARLFHLPKQVVRSIIPKSVTSPVAMDIAKLIDGIPTLAAVYVMIAGIFGAMFGPSLFRMFRITTALGIGSGLGAASHGIGTAKALEIGKKEAAISSVAMTLSAIFASLLCPLLLLL